Sequence from the Clostridium butyricum genome:
TTAAAAAATTTATTTGTATTCGTTTACTGCACTTTCATTTATTTTAAAGATTTTGTAAAATAGTATTAATTGTTAAAATTGTAGGAGGATGTGCAATGAATGTTCAACCAATGTTTGAAATACAAAAAAGGTTTAATAATACTCTAAGTATCAATACAGAATTGGATTCTTACAAATTAAGGGCTCGAAAAAATTTACTATTCCAAATTACTCTTGGTGAGTTAGCTAACGAAACAATTTGCTTTAACTTTTTATTGAAAACACCAAAAACCATAGATTTAAATAAGATTTTCAATAAATTTATAGTCTGTATTTCTCAAGTTTTAACATTAGGAATTGATTATAGATATGATAAAATAAACTCTATAGATATGATTCCAAACGATTATTGCTTAAGTGATCAATTTTTGAATTTATATATAGATATTAATGATTTAATTGCTTCACCATCTATGGATCATTATCAAACTTTATTTGAAGATTTATTAAGTCTAGGATTAACATTAGGTTTTTCTGAAGATGAAATCTCAGGTCAGTTTGAAA
This genomic interval carries:
- a CDS encoding dUTP diphosphatase, whose product is MNVQPMFEIQKRFNNTLSINTELDSYKLRARKNLLFQITLGELANETICFNFLLKTPKTIDLNKIFNKFIVCISQVLTLGIDYRYDKINSIDMIPNDYCLSDQFLNLYIDINDLIASPSMDHYQTLFEDLLSLGLTLGFSEDEISGQFEKDLDLISV